A single genomic interval of Lathyrus oleraceus cultivar Zhongwan6 chromosome 7, CAAS_Psat_ZW6_1.0, whole genome shotgun sequence harbors:
- the LOC127104418 gene encoding uncharacterized protein LOC127104418, which translates to KKTHSAKPWCSFLRHTTISAARCFLRSAASRVGSTANLAAGAKTRPSRSTFRIPKQNSTPNRISRLPVEMSCGVQSLLPYHTATASALLTSMLSVSRHSYGWTPEAMELEHPTTMFHNNSMTFDEVSMERSKSFINSLQVLSRMILTFSLSLFFFSCEFFNFIFIFIYIFLSSDLYLFQFFGGVCI; encoded by the exons aaaaaaacccACTCAGCAAAACCCTGGTGCTCGTTCCTCCGCCACACTACGATTTCCGCCGCAAGATGTTTCCTTCGCTCCGCCGCTTCTCGCGTAGGAAGTACGGCGAATCTAGCTGCCGGAGCTAAAACTAGACCTTCACGATCAACATTTCGGATCCCAAAGCAAAATTCAACTCCTAATCGCATATCCAG ATTGCCGGTGGAGATGAGTTGCGGCGTGCAATCGTTGCTTCCTTATCACACTGCAACAGCTTCCGCGTTGCTCACTTCAATGCTTTCAGTATCTCGTCACTCCTACGGTTGGACTCCTGAAG CCATGGAGTTGGAGCACCCAACGACGATGTTTCACAACAACTCTATGACCTTCGATGAAGTTTCCATGGAACGCAGCAAGAGCTTCATCAACTCCTTGCAGGTTCTCTCTCGGATGATTCTCactttttctctctctctcttttttttttcttgtgagttttttaattttatttttatatttatatatatttttttaagtTCAGATCTGTATTTGTTTCAATTTTTTGGTGGAGTTTGTATCTGA